A region of Acidimicrobiales bacterium DNA encodes the following proteins:
- a CDS encoding urea amidolyase family protein — protein MTASGPRDRTGRPGRGGRPGRPDRPVRAFGDTALVAEVESVAEAHALAAALARGPARPGVEDVVVGYRSVTVVADPTVAALEALEDELATTPAPVPAGVAGRVVEVPVAFDGPDLAEVAARAGMVPAQVVEHLTGTPLPVAFLGFLPGFAYLHGLPAALAGVPRRSSPRAAVPAGSVGVGGGFAGIYPRASPGGWQLVGRTGFVLFDPETPPFATLGPGDTVRLRAVDDPGTVTPPARPPLRSAAARTLTVEAPGFVSTVQDRGRVGVAALGVPRAGAADPFALRAGNRLVGNDDACAGIEVTALGPSLRFSAASHVAVVGGAAATVDGRSVSVDAVVPISAGQVLTVTKMLDDLRVYVVVSGGVDAAPVLGSRSSDVLGAVGPGPLRPGDVLGIGPPARPRGRIVRTGGRRARRLLRVVPGPDDFGDAGVAQLAGTEWRVAAASDRVGVRLDADRPLDPPVPGIASRGVVTGAVQVPADGRPVVLLNDHATVGGYPVVATVVSADLGQLGQCRPGDLVRFEPVDGGTARAARAAAERALERAVVGWYPVQS, from the coding sequence TCGGCCCGTACGCGCGTTCGGGGACACCGCCCTGGTCGCCGAGGTCGAATCGGTAGCCGAGGCGCACGCGTTGGCCGCCGCCCTGGCCCGGGGCCCGGCCCGGCCCGGGGTGGAGGACGTCGTCGTCGGTTACCGGTCGGTGACGGTGGTGGCCGACCCGACCGTGGCCGCCCTCGAGGCGCTCGAGGACGAGCTCGCCACCACGCCGGCACCGGTCCCGGCCGGGGTGGCGGGGCGCGTGGTCGAGGTGCCGGTGGCCTTCGACGGCCCCGATCTCGCCGAGGTGGCGGCCCGAGCCGGCATGGTCCCGGCCCAGGTCGTCGAGCACCTGACGGGGACGCCGCTCCCGGTGGCGTTCCTAGGGTTCCTGCCCGGATTCGCCTATCTCCACGGGCTGCCCGCGGCCCTGGCCGGCGTCCCGCGTCGCTCCTCGCCGCGGGCCGCGGTCCCCGCCGGGTCGGTGGGCGTCGGGGGCGGGTTCGCCGGCATCTACCCCCGGGCCTCGCCGGGCGGGTGGCAGCTCGTGGGGCGGACCGGCTTCGTGCTCTTCGACCCCGAGACCCCCCCGTTCGCCACGCTCGGCCCGGGCGACACCGTCCGGCTGCGGGCCGTGGACGATCCCGGCACGGTGACACCGCCGGCCCGGCCCCCGCTGCGCTCGGCGGCGGCCCGGACCCTGACGGTGGAGGCGCCCGGCTTCGTCTCGACGGTGCAGGACCGCGGGCGGGTGGGGGTCGCCGCCCTGGGCGTGCCCCGGGCCGGCGCCGCCGATCCCTTCGCCCTGCGCGCCGGGAACCGGCTCGTCGGCAACGACGACGCCTGCGCCGGCATCGAGGTCACCGCCCTGGGCCCGTCGCTGCGGTTCTCGGCGGCGTCGCACGTCGCCGTGGTGGGCGGCGCCGCGGCCACGGTGGACGGCCGGTCCGTGTCGGTCGACGCCGTGGTCCCGATCTCGGCGGGCCAGGTCCTCACAGTGACGAAGATGCTCGACGACCTGCGGGTCTATGTCGTGGTGAGCGGGGGCGTGGACGCCGCGCCCGTCCTCGGCAGCCGCTCCTCGGACGTGCTCGGCGCCGTGGGCCCGGGGCCGCTGCGGCCCGGCGACGTCCTCGGGATCGGCCCGCCGGCACGACCCCGGGGGCGCATCGTGCGCACCGGCGGACGCCGGGCCCGGCGCCTCCTGCGCGTCGTGCCCGGCCCCGACGACTTCGGCGACGCCGGGGTGGCGCAGCTGGCCGGGACGGAGTGGCGGGTGGCGGCGGCCAGCGACCGGGTGGGGGTGCGCCTCGACGCCGACAGGCCCCTCGACCCGCCTGTCCCCGGCATCGCCTCGCGCGGCGTGGTCACCGGGGCCGTCCAGGTGCCCGCCGACGGCCGCCCGGTGGTGCTCCTGAACGACCACGCCACCGTGGGGGGGTATCCGGTGGTGGCCACGGTGGTGAGCGCCGACCTCGGCCAACTGGGGCAATGCCGTCCCGGCGACCTGGTGCGGTTCGAGCCCGTGGACGGCGGCACCGCCCGCGCCGCCCGGGCCGCGGCCGAGCGCGCCCTGGAGCGGGCCGTGGTGGGGTGGTACCCGGTGCAGAGCTGA